Genomic DNA from Desulfovibrio sp.:
TTATATACCCGCAAGAAATGCTTCTCAAGTGCTTACTTTTTAAAATCCGTGCTGCCTTACGGGCAGAAATTTGGTTTCTTCCACGCATTTTTTACACGGTGGGACACGCCGGCCAAGGGGCCGCCCTCCTGTTGCGTATCTGTACAGCCACAGCCCGTTGCGCTATGATTAGCGAATGACCGAACCGACTTCCGAATTTTCCCAATCTGAAACCCACGGCCTGACAGAATACACGCCGCACATATCAGTGCGTGCCGCAGGCCGCCTGTGGCGGCTCACCAGGGCCGCCGACCTTGAGCAGCTTTGGGACGCCATGACGGCCTCGCCCGATGATTTTGACGATGAGCGGCTGCCCTACTGGACAGAACTCTGGCCTTCAAGCGTTGCCCTGGCGGGCTGGCTTGCGCAGCAACGGCAATGCATCGCCGGGCAGCCCTGCCTGGATATTGGCTGCGGCCTGGGCCTCACCGCCATGGTGGGCCAGTGGCTTGGCGCAAAAATGACTGCCATGGACTATGAGGAAGCCGCCCTGCACTTTGCGGCCCGCAACGCTGATATCAACGAAGTGCCGCAACCGCTGTGGACAGTCATGGACTGGCGGCGGCCCGCCGTGCGGACGCGGAGCATGCACCGCATCTGGGGCGGCGATATCATGTATGAAAAGCGTTTTGTGGCTCCGGTGCTGCGCTTTCTTGACCATGCCCTTGCCCCTGATGGCGCGGCATGGGTGGCGGAGCCGGGCCGTACCGTGTACGATGCTTTTCTGCACGCGCTGCAAAACGGCGGCTGGCAAGGCAGACGGGTATATCACGAAACTGTGGACCCCCTTTATGCCCAGCCCGTACCCGTTACCGTACACGTTTGGGAAATCAGCCGCCGGGCCTGAGTCCGGGGCGTTCTTCAACCACAGCAATCAGCCCTCACGGGCCATACGGGAAATACCATGGGAAACCTGGCACGCTTCGGCGTTTCTTTGGATGAAGATCTGCTGGAACCTTTTGACCAGCTGTGCAAGCGCAAAAGCTATCCCAACCGGTCTGAAGCCATACGCGATCTTATCCGCAAGGCACTGGTTGAAGAACGCTGGAGCAACGACGCCTCTGGCGCGGGTACGCTTACCCTGGTGTATGACCACCATAAAAACGATCTGGCCCGTCGGCTCATGACTATCCAGCATGATGACCACGATCTTATTGTCACCACTCTTCACGTGCATCTGGATCACTACAACTGCCTTGAGGTGCTGGTGCTCAAGGGCGAGCCCAAGCGTTTGCGCGCCCTCGCCGACAAACTGATCTCCTGCCGCGGCGTCAAGCACGGCACTTTTACCGCTACTACTACAGGACAGGATCTGGCATAATGGAAGACGTACAGAGCCACGCCCCGCAGGTTGCCCTGAATATCGACCGCGTGGGTGTTCGCGAGCTGAAGCTGCCCCTGCTGGTGCGCGACCGCTGCCAGGGAACGCAACAGACCGTGGCTACCGTAGACCTTGGGGTGGACTTGCCTTCATCCTTTAAAGGTACCCACATGAGCCGCTTTGTTGAGGCTCTGGAGCAATGGAACGATGAGATCAGCTATCAGTCCGTGCGGCGGCTGCTGGTCAATATCAAGGAACGGCTTGGCGCGCGGCGGGCGTATGCCCGGTTCTGCTTTCCCTATTTTATTGTCAAAAAGGCCCCTGCATCGGGCAGCCCTGCCACGGTTGCCTACGAATGCCGCCTCACCGGCGAGCTGGACGACAAGGGCCAGTCGTTTGTTCTTGAAACAGATGTTCCGGTCATGACTGTCTGCCCCTGCTCCAAGGCCATCAGCCGCGAGGGCGCACACAGCCAGCGGGCCATGGTGCGCATGCGTTTGCGCATGCGGGCTTTCTCGTGGCTTGAAGATTTCATCGATATTGCCGAAGGATCCGGCTCTTCCGCAGTCTACACCCTGCTCAAGCGCGAGGATGAAAAATTCGTCACAGAGAGCGCCTTTGCCAGCCCCACCTTTGTGGAAGACGTGGTGCGCAACGTGGCGCAAAAGCTCACGGCCCACGGGCAGGTGGAGTGGTTCAGCGTTGAGGTGGAGAGCATGGAATCCATCCACAACCACAATGCCTTTGCCCGCATCGAGCGCGATCTCTCTGTTCGCTGACATGCCGTGCTGACGGTGGTTACACTGGCTCCTTGCGGCAACATGCTCTGAGTATGCGATAATACTCTGAAAACCTGCCCCGACCCCTGACTGCGAAAAACCTGTAATTACCCGCCAACCAGGACAAAAAAAAGTTTTTGTATTCGGGTAATACTTGTGCTAGTTAAGCCGTAAGGTGTGAATGATGAGTAGCAGTAGCCTACAGATCGGCGCGTCAGCCTTGAATGCCTTTTCGTGGGGCACGGCTGTTACAGCGCATAATGTAGCCAACGTCAGTACGGCTGGTTTTGAGCCGCGCCGTGCCGTCTACTCCAGCAACGCCAACGATCAGGGCGTCAGCTTTGAAGCCGCGCTGAAAGACGCGGGATCAAAGGTCGGCCCCAGCTCGGACTGGAATGCCGCCAACGCCGTTCTTGATGTCACTTCCGGTATTCCCCTGGAAGCATCCGCACCCAGCGGTACGGATCTTGGGCGGGAATTCACTCAGATGATCTCCACCCAGCACGCCTATGAGGCAAACGCGCAGGTAGTGCGCACCAGTGATACCATGCTGGGTACGCTTTTAGACATCAAGGCTTGACCAATTACAGACAAACGGGGTTATTCCCGTTTTTTTTGCGTGACCCGCCGTTGCCTTGTGCTGCGGCGCAACCCACACGGAGTGCCGATGGGTAGATGCCTGAAACTGTGTGCGCTGACTCTGGCTTGCGCCATGACCTTTGGCTGCGCAGTAAAAAACAACCAGCGTGGAGACTACAGCACACAAGCGGAACAGCGTTTTCGCCGTTCTTATGAAGCTGCTTTTGACAACAATGAGCAGCAGGGCAGCCAGCAGCTTTTGCGCAAGGCACGGTCTGCCATCGGCACCCCATATGTTCCCGGCGGCATGTCGCCGGGCGGATTTGACTGCTCGGGATTTGTCTGCTGGGCCTACAAAAGCGTTGGCGTGAGCCTGCCGCGCACCGCCCGTGAACAGTCGGTTGTGGGCAAGCGCATCAATAATGTGGAAGAAATGCAGGTTGGCGATATTGTCGCCTTCCGTCACCCCCGTCGAGGCTATCACACCGGCATTTATGTGGGCGATGGCAAATTCATCCACAGCCCCCACCGCCGCACCACCGTGCGTATCAATTCTCTGGACGACCCTTATTTCAAAGGCACATTCCTCGGTGCCCGACGCGTCAAGATGGACGGCACCGAAAATCTTGTGGCCGAAGCCCAGACCCGCCTGAATGACTACGCGGAAGAAAAGGCCGTGCGCGATATTTATCGCAGCCACAAGCCCTCCTCCCGCACCAGCGTTGCCAGCAACGACGACCACAAAAAGAGCAGCAAGGATCGCGGCAAAGAAAAAGACAAAGACCGCTCCAGGGATAAAAATCCTTCCAAATCGCGCGAGCAGTTTGTGGAAGTGGCCAGTCTGGACAAAAAGCACTCCACCCGCAAGATCGAGGTGGAAAAGGCTGACAAGTCGTCCTCCAGGTCTTCAAGCAAGGCATCCGTCAAGGAAGACAAGTCGGACAAAAAGAGCAGCGCCTCTTCGTCCAAATCCGGTTCTTCAAAGGCTGAAGCTGAAAAGTCCGAGCGCAAGAGCGAGGCCCGCAAATCTGACGCCCCCAAGGCTGAAGCGCGCAAGGCTGAAAGCCATAAGGCGGAAGCCGCCAAGAGCGACAGCAAGTCTGGCTCCTCCAAGTCCAGCGCATCCAAGGGCGAATCCACCAAGCACGAGTCTGCCAAGTCTGAATCCGGCAAAAAGGACAAGAGCGACGGCAAGGTGGCCTCTTCCAAGTCTGATGATGGCAAAAGCAAAAAAACTCCCGCCAAAAACCGGGAAAAGAATTCATAGGACATAATTGATGCTTCCCAATATTTCTCCTGCAGAAGCACTGAAGATGCTGCAGGATAACAAGGCTCGCCTTGTGGACGTGCGTGAGGCGGACGAACTCGCCGCCTTGCGCGTTCCCGGTGCCGAAGCGGCCCCCCTTTCTGTCATTTCATGGATGGATCTGCGCCCCGCCACCGCTGAACTCCCCATTATATTTACCTGCAATTCCGGCAACCGCACCACCAAGAACAGCGACCTGCTGCAAAAACTTGCGGCAGGCCCCGCATGGCAGGTGGAAGGCGGCGTCAGCGCCTGGGCCAAACAGGGGCTGCCTGTGGAAACTTCCAAACAGACGCTGCCCATTTTTCGACAGATTCAGATTGGCGCTGGCGGGCTGGTGCTGGCTGGAGTGCTCGGCTCCCTGGCGTGGCCCTCAATGCTGTGGCTTTCGGCCTTTGTGGGCGCGGGGCTTGTGTCTGCAGGCGTGACAGGCTTTTGCGGTCTGGGCATACTGCTTTCGGCCATGCCCTGGAACAAAAAATAGTTTTATGCACGCCGCGCCTGTTATTCGCGGCAGGCTGGCTCCCAGCCCTACCGGCTATATCCACCTTGGCAACGCCTGGGCCTTTTTGCTTGCATGGCTAGCCGCCCGGGCCAGCGCTGGCGAGGTGGTACTGCGTATTGAAGATATCGATCCGCAGCGCTCACGCCCCGAATACACCGCAGCCCTCATTGAAGACCTGACCTGGCTTGGCCTGGATTGGGATTATGGCCCGGACAAGCCGGAACCGGCTGGCGGAAGCATGGGGCCGTTTGAGCAAAGCCGCAGGGGCCAGCACTATGCGGCGGCCATTGCACAGCTTGAAAGCGCTGGGCTGACTTATCCATGCTTTTGCACACGCAAGGAATTGCGCAGCATGGCAGGTGCGCCGCATGTTGATGATGCTGGAGCGCCCTACCTTGGCACATGCCGCAGCCTGAATCAGGCGCAGCGGCAGGCCTTGCTGGAGTCAGGCCGCCGCCCCTGCCTGCGTTTGCGCTGCCCGGACGGGCCTGTGAATTTCACCGATACTGTGTTTGGGCCGCAATCGTACACGCTTGCCGACTGCGGGGGCGACTTTGCCCTGCGCCGTTCTGACGGCGTTGTGGCCTACCAGCTTGCCGTGACCGTGGACGATGCGCTCATGGGCATAAATCAGGTGGTGCGCGGGCGCGACATCCTCATTTCAACGCCGAGGCAGATTGCTCTTCTCAAGCTCCTGGGCTATGGTGCTCCCGCTTATGCGCATGTGCCGCTGCTTCTGGATGACGAGGGGGAACGCCTTGCCAAAAGGCACCAGAGCCTCGCGCTGCGCAACCTGCGGCAGATGGGCGCAGACCCGCGCAGAATAACCGGATTGCTCGGCGCGCTTGCCGGGTGCAATCCCGGCGGCGATGCCGCCAGCCCTGCGGAGCTGATACCATATTTTTCGCTTTCGCGCCTTGATGGCGATGATATCCGCCTTGGGCGCGAGATGCTACGCGCGCTTGTGGCCTGACGGCCATTTGAATACAAACACCGCTCATGTAATGACAGAGGATGTTTATGACCATGCAGAACCTGGATCAGACCTTTTTGGACAAGATTTTTCCCGCTGGCCGTGCAGATGAATTTTTTGACGCGCTCTTTGGCGGCGCGGAAGAAGGCGCTTACGACATCGGCCTGGTTTGCCGCAGCGTTGAGCCGCAAAAGGCCAAGCTGGCTTTTGAACTGCGCCAGCGCCCCGGCAAATGCCTTGCCTGCAACCTGACCTATGGGCTGCCCCAGGTTTTTCAGCGGCACCCCATCCTGAATGTGGCTGGCGTTGCGCGCGAAGTTGCTTCTCACCTCGGCTGGCCTGCGGAATCCACCAAGTGGAAGCTGGGCCACACGGAAGAAGTGAGTCGCGAGCTGCATGTTATCCCCCTTGTGGTGGAATGCGCGTAAGCCGAGCAGACCTATCCGCTTGACAACGGCCCTGTTTTTTGGCACTTCATGTCGGTTGCCAGCTTAGCTCAGTTGGTAGAGCAGCTGATTCGTAATCAGCAGGTCAAGAGTTCAAGTCTCTTAGCTGGCTCCACAGAATTTAGCCCTCACGGTGAATAACCGCGAGGGCTTTTTTTGTTGGGGTAACGCCACTATGTTAAAAATAGCCCTCTACATCTAATGCCAGAACGCATTCTCTTGCTGGGGACTTCTCCTGAGCTTGGCCCTGCCCAAGCGCTAATACGTGTTGAGGGGCAGGATGACTAAGATAAACTCTTTGACGTGCTGAAGTGCATGGCAGATGCCTCCGATGAACCGGGTTTACCGCTGCGAACATCTGCTGTTTGACGAACATCACCTGCACAAGGTGTTTGCTGAAATCAAGCTATTTCCAGAGTGACAAGTCGAAAATTACGAAGGAAGAATAGATTATGCCAAGAATAAATATTGGGGCCAAACCATATGTTATGCCAATGCCAGTGCTAATACTTTCATCGTATGATGAAAATAAGAAGCCTTGTGCCATGCTAGCGGTTTGGGGTGGTATCAGTAATGAGACAGAGATTTCCATAACAGTTGCATCACAGCGCCATACATTAAAGGGAATTCTTACCAGAGGCTCTTTTGTTGTCAGCATGGCGGATGTAGAAAATAAAATAGCCTGTGATTATCTTGGGATAGCAACAGGGAATAAGGTCGAAGATAAATTTGATAAATCTGGATTCCACACGACAAAATCTGAATTCGTTGATGCCCCTATCATTAATGAACTGCCCTTTTCCGTTGAATGCAGGCTAAAAAATTATGATGAAAAAAATTGGAGGCTTGTTGGAGAGATTGTAAACGTTAGCCTTGATGAACGAATTCTTGGAGAAGGTGGAAAAGTATCATTTGAAAAATTCCATCCCCTTGCTTTTGATTGGATGAATAAAATATATCTTTCAATTGGAGATAAAGTTGGTGATGCATACCGTGATGGTCTTGCATTAAAGTAAGCAATTCCATTTTTTCGTAGCGGCAAAAATAGCATGACAATAACATAGGCTGTTTTTACAAATAGGCAGCCATTGCATTCGCAATAAACCTAATCAATACTGCTCCTCATGCGCTGAAGTGGCTTTCATTCCCGGGCATAGATAATTTGCCCCCCCAAAAAACATGCTCGGCTTTCTCCTTTAGCGGAGAAAGCCGAGCATTTGTATCATCCTGATTTCTGCCTGCCATGCAGGTTTGATCAGGAGGCAAGTTATGTTCGTTAATGGGGCCGCTCGGTGCTAGTCGCAAACGCCTTCATGTTCCGGGCCTTCGGGAACAGTGCAGGCTTGCTGCTTTTTGCCTGTTCCGTTGCACTCAAAACACTTTGTGCCAGCATCGTCTTTTCCCTTGCCCTGACAAGCCGGGCAGGTGGTGTAGTCATCAACTCTCGTATTCTGGGCCATAATGAGTCCCCCTTTCTGGAGTTATGCTATGCATTATTACTAGCACTCCGGGGTCAAGGGCACAAGCGACAGTTCCAGCCCCGGATATCGCAGCTTTGGCGCGCCCGTCTGACAGTGCACGTATACCCACCGCCAGCTCCCGCCCCTCCCGTTCCATCCACCCTGCCCTTCCGCCTTTCTGCGCACGCGCCTCCGCCGCAGCTAAATGTTCCCGGCGTTTCCTTGGACGTTGTTGGCCTCCACCCGCCGATGCAGCCCGCATTATTGCTACCGCACAATGTTCACGCTTTTATTGAAACAGATACCAGCATGACAACCAGCGTGCGGGCATATAATAAAATATACGCATTTGAACATACAAACACTCTTACACATAAAAATTATGCAAGATATAAAACCTTACCTTGAAAAAGCCGAACAGTATCACGGGCATATTTGCAGCGGGCAGATTCTGGGCATCCGCATGACCTTGATGGCGTTAAAAGCGCTTGGCATGTCGCCGCATGACGATATGCGCGATCTGGTCATTTTTCTGGAGACAGACCGCTGCATTGCAGATGCCTCCTACGTGGTTACAGGAGTGACCGTGGGCCGCAGACGGGTCAAGATGCACAGCTACGGCAAAACAGCCATGTCCTTTCTGGATTTGAAAAGCGGCAAGGCCGTGCGGGTCAGCGTCATCACCTCCGACAGGCCGCCCCACCATGCGGATAAAGCCGCCCAGCTCGCCTTTTGGGAAGGCTACGCCGACAGCGACATTTTTTCCTGCCAGCCTGTGAGCATCGCCATGCCGGAGGGCGAACTGCCCGGCCCGCCAGCGCGCATTGCAACCTGCTGCGTCTGCGGCGAGGACGTGCTGGATTGCAAGGAAGTTGTGCAGGATGGCAAAACATACTGCCGGGCATGCCTCAACGGCGCATACTACAGCCCCATTGGAGGCAGCCATGCATAACCGCTGGCATTTGTATGACGAACTGGTTGATTCCGTTCCGTCAAAGGAGCTGGTTAAATCCTTTGTTTACGGCGATCACTGGCTGATGGTGGAATCAGACGCCGGGGGCGTGGGCATGGCCCAGCATTTCCCGACCATGCCGGGCGCGCAGGATCCCGCGCTCTCCCCGTATGAAATTGTCGGCCAGCCCTTGCGCAAGGTGGCCAAACGCCTAAAATCGTGGGATTTCAATCAGGCCTCCATCGGCCTTGCGGCCCTTAATGCCGCCAACAACACTCTGGCCCTGCGGCCCGAAAGCCCCATCCAGCCCGGTATAAACCGCATGCCCGGAGATGCCTTCAAATTTTTTCTTGCAGAGGCTACAGGTAAAAGAGTTGCGGTGATCGGGCATTTTCCCGGTTTGCGCATGCTGCGCCAGCACTGCGACATGTGCATTCTTGAGCGCAATCCACAGCCCGGCGACCTGCCCGATGCAGCAGCGGAATACGTTCTGCCGGAGCAGGATATTGTTTTTGTCACGGGCACAACATTCATCAATAAAACCATCACCCGCCTGCTGGAACTGACCCGGAAGGCCAAGGTTTTTATGGTCGGGCCAAGCACCCCCATGCATCCCCTGCTGTTCCGGCACGGTTTTGCCTCGCTTTCCGGCCTGGTGGTGGAAAATGCCGCAGGCATGGCCCGCGCCCTTAAAGACAACAACTGCGAGGCTATTTTTGCCAGCGGAGGCCTCAAGGTAAATCTGCTGCCCGGCGGTGCCCAGTGAATATTGAATCTTTTGAGAAGCTTTGGGTCGATTACCAGCCAGACCGCAAGGATGCGCAGGAGTTCTGGAACAAGCGCGCGCCCTCGTTCAACAAGCGCATTCGCCGCAAAACTGCGGACGAACACCGCCAGCGCCTGATGGAACACCTTGCGCGCAAGGCGGCCCTTGACCACAACAGCGCGGTGCTGGATATCGGCTGCGGCCCCGGCGCGCAAAGCCTTGAAATGGCCCCGCTGGTGGGCCGGGTGGAAGGCTTTGACCTTGCGCCCAACATGATTGATCTGGCAAAGGCCAATGCCGTTGAAGACAACTGCCCCAACGCCAGTTTTCGGGTTCTGGACTGGCAGGCGGCAGACATCGACAGCATGGGCTGGCGCAAACAATTCGATCTGGTTTTTGCATCGCGCACGCCAGCCATCAACAACCGCGCAACGCTGGAAAAGATGATTGCCGCCTCCAGCCGCGCCTGCTGCATGATCACGCATGTGGAAATGCGCCATTCTGTCAGGGATCAGCTCAAGAACATGCTCGACTGGGACGAACAGAAGGCCCGCATTGCCCGCAGTTTCTTCTGCGCTTTCAACATGCTGTTTCTGATGGGTTTTTATCCTGAGGTGGAATACTTTGACCGGGCGTGGGAAAGCGAAACGACCTTTGAGGATGCGGAACTGATGCACCTCAATTATTTCACCTGCATGATGACAATTTCTGACAGTCTGAAAACCGAAATGCGCAAGAAACTGGCAAGCCTCTGCCGCGACGGGATTATTCAGGAAAAGGTGGAATCAAAGCTGGCTGTCATGTTCTGGAAAATATAGCTCTCCCCCCCGGCCCCACAGGATGGGCTTTCTGCTACTTGAGGCTGAACTGTATGGGTACAACCACTCGGGCGGCCTGCGGCGGCGGCGCAAAGGGCGATGCCCGGTGCACGGCTTCCAACGCCGATTCGTCCAGCGAATCAAAACCGCTGCTGGTGCGCAGCTCCACATTTTGCGCCGAGCCGTCTCTAGTGA
This window encodes:
- a CDS encoding 50S ribosomal protein L11 methyltransferase, which encodes MTEPTSEFSQSETHGLTEYTPHISVRAAGRLWRLTRAADLEQLWDAMTASPDDFDDERLPYWTELWPSSVALAGWLAQQRQCIAGQPCLDIGCGLGLTAMVGQWLGAKMTAMDYEEAALHFAARNADINEVPQPLWTVMDWRRPAVRTRSMHRIWGGDIMYEKRFVAPVLRFLDHALAPDGAAWVAEPGRTVYDAFLHALQNGGWQGRRVYHETVDPLYAQPVPVTVHVWEISRRA
- the nikR gene encoding nickel-responsive transcriptional regulator NikR; translated protein: MGNLARFGVSLDEDLLEPFDQLCKRKSYPNRSEAIRDLIRKALVEERWSNDASGAGTLTLVYDHHKNDLARRLMTIQHDDHDLIVTTLHVHLDHYNCLEVLVLKGEPKRLRALADKLISCRGVKHGTFTATTTGQDLA
- the folE2 gene encoding GTP cyclohydrolase FolE2; protein product: MEDVQSHAPQVALNIDRVGVRELKLPLLVRDRCQGTQQTVATVDLGVDLPSSFKGTHMSRFVEALEQWNDEISYQSVRRLLVNIKERLGARRAYARFCFPYFIVKKAPASGSPATVAYECRLTGELDDKGQSFVLETDVPVMTVCPCSKAISREGAHSQRAMVRMRLRMRAFSWLEDFIDIAEGSGSSAVYTLLKREDEKFVTESAFASPTFVEDVVRNVAQKLTAHGQVEWFSVEVESMESIHNHNAFARIERDLSVR
- a CDS encoding flagellar basal body rod C-terminal domain-containing protein, which codes for MSSSSLQIGASALNAFSWGTAVTAHNVANVSTAGFEPRRAVYSSNANDQGVSFEAALKDAGSKVGPSSDWNAANAVLDVTSGIPLEASAPSGTDLGREFTQMISTQHAYEANAQVVRTSDTMLGTLLDIKA
- a CDS encoding C40 family peptidase — encoded protein: MGRCLKLCALTLACAMTFGCAVKNNQRGDYSTQAEQRFRRSYEAAFDNNEQQGSQQLLRKARSAIGTPYVPGGMSPGGFDCSGFVCWAYKSVGVSLPRTAREQSVVGKRINNVEEMQVGDIVAFRHPRRGYHTGIYVGDGKFIHSPHRRTTVRINSLDDPYFKGTFLGARRVKMDGTENLVAEAQTRLNDYAEEKAVRDIYRSHKPSSRTSVASNDDHKKSSKDRGKEKDKDRSRDKNPSKSREQFVEVASLDKKHSTRKIEVEKADKSSSRSSSKASVKEDKSDKKSSASSSKSGSSKAEAEKSERKSEARKSDAPKAEARKAESHKAEAAKSDSKSGSSKSSASKGESTKHESAKSESGKKDKSDGKVASSKSDDGKSKKTPAKNREKNS
- a CDS encoding rhodanese family protein is translated as MLPNISPAEALKMLQDNKARLVDVREADELAALRVPGAEAAPLSVISWMDLRPATAELPIIFTCNSGNRTTKNSDLLQKLAAGPAWQVEGGVSAWAKQGLPVETSKQTLPIFRQIQIGAGGLVLAGVLGSLAWPSMLWLSAFVGAGLVSAGVTGFCGLGILLSAMPWNKK
- the gluQRS gene encoding tRNA glutamyl-Q(34) synthetase GluQRS, with product MHAAPVIRGRLAPSPTGYIHLGNAWAFLLAWLAARASAGEVVLRIEDIDPQRSRPEYTAALIEDLTWLGLDWDYGPDKPEPAGGSMGPFEQSRRGQHYAAAIAQLESAGLTYPCFCTRKELRSMAGAPHVDDAGAPYLGTCRSLNQAQRQALLESGRRPCLRLRCPDGPVNFTDTVFGPQSYTLADCGGDFALRRSDGVVAYQLAVTVDDALMGINQVVRGRDILISTPRQIALLKLLGYGAPAYAHVPLLLDDEGERLAKRHQSLALRNLRQMGADPRRITGLLGALAGCNPGGDAASPAELIPYFSLSRLDGDDIRLGREMLRALVA
- a CDS encoding flavin reductase, encoding MPRINIGAKPYVMPMPVLILSSYDENKKPCAMLAVWGGISNETEISITVASQRHTLKGILTRGSFVVSMADVENKIACDYLGIATGNKVEDKFDKSGFHTTKSEFVDAPIINELPFSVECRLKNYDEKNWRLVGEIVNVSLDERILGEGGKVSFEKFHPLAFDWMNKIYLSIGDKVGDAYRDGLALK
- a CDS encoding chaperone protein; the encoded protein is MAQNTRVDDYTTCPACQGKGKDDAGTKCFECNGTGKKQQACTVPEGPEHEGVCD
- a CDS encoding FmdE family protein, which encodes MQDIKPYLEKAEQYHGHICSGQILGIRMTLMALKALGMSPHDDMRDLVIFLETDRCIADASYVVTGVTVGRRRVKMHSYGKTAMSFLDLKSGKAVRVSVITSDRPPHHADKAAQLAFWEGYADSDIFSCQPVSIAMPEGELPGPPARIATCCVCGEDVLDCKEVVQDGKTYCRACLNGAYYSPIGGSHA
- a CDS encoding DUF364 domain-containing protein, encoding MHNRWHLYDELVDSVPSKELVKSFVYGDHWLMVESDAGGVGMAQHFPTMPGAQDPALSPYEIVGQPLRKVAKRLKSWDFNQASIGLAALNAANNTLALRPESPIQPGINRMPGDAFKFFLAEATGKRVAVIGHFPGLRMLRQHCDMCILERNPQPGDLPDAAAEYVLPEQDIVFVTGTTFINKTITRLLELTRKAKVFMVGPSTPMHPLLFRHGFASLSGLVVENAAGMARALKDNNCEAIFASGGLKVNLLPGGAQ
- a CDS encoding class I SAM-dependent methyltransferase, giving the protein MNIESFEKLWVDYQPDRKDAQEFWNKRAPSFNKRIRRKTADEHRQRLMEHLARKAALDHNSAVLDIGCGPGAQSLEMAPLVGRVEGFDLAPNMIDLAKANAVEDNCPNASFRVLDWQAADIDSMGWRKQFDLVFASRTPAINNRATLEKMIAASSRACCMITHVEMRHSVRDQLKNMLDWDEQKARIARSFFCAFNMLFLMGFYPEVEYFDRAWESETTFEDAELMHLNYFTCMMTISDSLKTEMRKKLASLCRDGIIQEKVESKLAVMFWKI